The Rhinoderma darwinii isolate aRhiDar2 chromosome 8, aRhiDar2.hap1, whole genome shotgun sequence genome has a window encoding:
- the ATAT1 gene encoding alpha-tubulin N-acetyltransferase 1 isoform X2, whose protein sequence is MEFVFDIHKIFLEPITKLDGNLLPIRRPLISSSEAQKQIMTVIDEIGKASAKAQRLPAPITSASRMQTNPHHLYILKDCTPKTAGRGVVIGFLKVGYKKLFVLDHTGSHIEAEPLCILDFYIHESLQRNGFGKELFTLMLRTEQVEPQHLAIDRPSEKFLSFLRKHYNLRSTIPQVNNFVVFDGFFRDRKAPGRKLQPKRAEGEIKPYSLSERDFLKQEEGLPWPFSQAQSSLNRAGSLGSSPTRAGPRFIPGEDDFVKSLRSCRPHSLHRAANGEQEDPTQRRRTSSLNRPQSIHH, encoded by the exons ATGGAGTTTGTATTTGACATACACAAGATCTTCCTGGAGCCAATCACCAAGCTGGACGGCAATCTGCTCCCGATACGGCGGCCTCTTATCTCCAG CTCTGAGGCCCAGAAACAAATCATGACCGTCATAGATGAGATTGGGAAGGCGTCAGCAAAG GCCCAACGATTACCGGCTCCCATAACCAGCGCCTCGCGGATGCAGACAAATCCGCATCATCTCTATATCCTGAAGGACTGCACTCCAAAAAC AGCTGGCCGGGGAGTTGTGATCGGTTTCCTCAAGGTCGGATATAAGAAGTTGTTTGTACTG GATCACACCGGATCCCATATAGAAGCGGAGCCACTGTGTATTCTTGACTTCTACATTCACGAATCTCTCCAGCGTAACGGGTTTGGGAAGGAGCTGTTCACCCTCATGCTCCGA ACTGAGCAGGTTGAACCGCAGCATCTTGCCATTGACCGACCGTCTGAGAAGTTTCTTTCCTTCTTGAGGAAACATTACAACCTCCGCTCAACTATCCCACAG GTTAATAATTTTGTCGTCTTTGATGGTTTCTTTAGAGACAGGAAAG cccCAGGAAGGAAATTACAGCCCAAACGAGCAGAAGGCGAGATCAAACCGTACTCCCTGTCAGAGAGAGACT TTTTGAAACAAGAGGAAGGTCTTCCTTGGCCTTTTAGCCAGGCGCAGTCATCCCTTAACCGTGCTGGTAGCCTCGGTTCTTCTCCCACCCGGGCCGGCCCCAGATTCATTCCTGGAGAAGACGATTTTGTGAAGTCACTCAGAAGTTGTAGACCTCACTCACTCCATAGAGCAGCCAATGGTGAACAGGAGGATCCCACCCAGAGGAGAAGGACCAG CTCCCTCAACCGCCCTCAGAGCATTCACCATTAA
- the ATAT1 gene encoding alpha-tubulin N-acetyltransferase 1 isoform X3 — protein MEFVFDIHKIFLEPITKLDGNLLPIRRPLISSSEAQKQIMTVIDEIGKASAKAQRLPAPITSASRMQTNPHHLYILKDCTPKTAGRGVVIGFLKVGYKKLFVLDHTGSHIEAEPLCILDFYIHESLQRNGFGKELFTLMLRTEQVEPQHLAIDRPSEKFLSFLRKHYNLRSTIPQVNNFVVFDGFFRDRKAPGRKLQPKRAEGEIKPYSLSERDFLKQEEGLPWPFSQAQSSLNRAGSLGSSPTRAGPRFIPGEDDFVKSLRSCRPHSLHRAANGEQEDPTQRRRTSGR, from the exons ATGGAGTTTGTATTTGACATACACAAGATCTTCCTGGAGCCAATCACCAAGCTGGACGGCAATCTGCTCCCGATACGGCGGCCTCTTATCTCCAG CTCTGAGGCCCAGAAACAAATCATGACCGTCATAGATGAGATTGGGAAGGCGTCAGCAAAG GCCCAACGATTACCGGCTCCCATAACCAGCGCCTCGCGGATGCAGACAAATCCGCATCATCTCTATATCCTGAAGGACTGCACTCCAAAAAC AGCTGGCCGGGGAGTTGTGATCGGTTTCCTCAAGGTCGGATATAAGAAGTTGTTTGTACTG GATCACACCGGATCCCATATAGAAGCGGAGCCACTGTGTATTCTTGACTTCTACATTCACGAATCTCTCCAGCGTAACGGGTTTGGGAAGGAGCTGTTCACCCTCATGCTCCGA ACTGAGCAGGTTGAACCGCAGCATCTTGCCATTGACCGACCGTCTGAGAAGTTTCTTTCCTTCTTGAGGAAACATTACAACCTCCGCTCAACTATCCCACAG GTTAATAATTTTGTCGTCTTTGATGGTTTCTTTAGAGACAGGAAAG cccCAGGAAGGAAATTACAGCCCAAACGAGCAGAAGGCGAGATCAAACCGTACTCCCTGTCAGAGAGAGACT TTTTGAAACAAGAGGAAGGTCTTCCTTGGCCTTTTAGCCAGGCGCAGTCATCCCTTAACCGTGCTGGTAGCCTCGGTTCTTCTCCCACCCGGGCCGGCCCCAGATTCATTCCTGGAGAAGACGATTTTGTGAAGTCACTCAGAAGTTGTAGACCTCACTCACTCCATAGAGCAGCCAATGGTGAACAGGAGGATCCCACCCAGAGGAGAAGGACCAG